The following coding sequences are from one Stigmatopora nigra isolate UIUO_SnigA chromosome 10, RoL_Snig_1.1, whole genome shotgun sequence window:
- the optc gene encoding opticin produces the protein MRLSLASLMVAVSMALLLLSPHPGLMAPVVESDDHHFDLESYDLNSIVDWDNLEPNIYGDSYDYDDLEQEIEVATVAAEIQQLGSQPKVDHYEEKRIPTSSSSSAAPLDFKGSGLFGPGTGLGMPTCLLCVCIGGSVYCDDTGLKEIPPLPKDTSHFYGRFNSIRHIKNTDFKNLNKLQSIDLTGNLISEMDEDVFRTLPQLHDLLLAENNLQALPELPVTLKHIDLRKNRLMSRGILSGCFKDMSHLEFLYLSNNRLDFVPTSLPLSLRVLHLQSNNIQSLHEDTFCDSHDRHFIRRNLEDIRFDGNPLNINLFPQAYVCLPRIPVGNH, from the exons ATGAGGCTGTCTTTGGCATCTTTGATggtggctgtttccatggccCTACTCTTACTAAGTCCCCACCCTGGTTTGATGGCCCCAGTTGTTGAATCAGACGATCATCATTTTGACCTGGAGAGCTATGACTTGAATAGTATCGTGGACTGGGACAACTTAGAACCCAACATTTATGGTGACAGTTATGATTATGATGACTTGGAACAAGAG ATTGAAGTAGCCACGGTAGCAGCAGAAATCCAGCAATTAGGCAGCCAGCCAAAAGTTGACCATTATGAGGAAAAACGAATCCCAACTTCTTCGTCTTCATCTGCTGCACCACTGGACTTCAAGGGATCCGGCCTTTTTGGGCCTGGGACTGGACTGG GAATGCCTACCTGTcttctgtgtgtatgtattggAGGGAGTGTGTACTGTGATGACACAGGCCTTAAAGAGATACCACCACTGCCCAAGGACACCAGCCATTTTTATGGACGCTTCAATAGTATCCGACATATCAAGAACACAGACTTCAAAAATCTCA ATAAGCTTCAGTCTATTGACCTTACTGGGAACCTGATTTCTGAAATGGATGAAGATGTATTTCGCACACTACCTCAGCTTCACGACTTGTTGTTAGCTGAGAACAACTTGCAGGCTTTGCCAGAACTACCCGTTACCCTGAAGCACATTGACCTCCGGAAAAACAGACTGATGAGTCGAGGGATCCTTTCAGGGTGCTTTAAG gaTATGAGCCATCTGGAATTTCTTTATCTATCCAATAATCGACTAGATTTTGTTCCAACATCGTTGCCATTGAGTCTCAGAGTGTTACACTTGCAG AGCAACAACATCCAGTCTCTTCACGAAGATACCTTCTGTGACAGCCATGACCGTCACTTCATTCGACGCAACCTGGAGGACATCCGCTTCGATGGCAATCCTTTAAACATCAATTTGTTTCCTCAGGCTTATGTCTGCCTCCCACGCATCCCTGTAGGAAATCATTGA
- the golt1a gene encoding vesicle transport protein GOT1A, giving the protein MVDITEFQKTGIGLLGFGLFFLLFGVLLYFDSILLAFGNILFLTGLTFIIGIRRTVLFFFQKHKFRGSFFFLGGVSLVLCRWPIIGMMVEVYGFVLLFRSFFPMALGFVLSVVNIPFLQNFFQSGSSLV; this is encoded by the exons ATGGTTGACATTACTGAGTTTCAGA AGACTGGAATTGGTCTTTTGGGATTTGGGTTATTCTTTCTGCTATTTGGCGTGTTGCTGTACTTTGATTCTATTTTGCTGGCTTTCGGAAAT ATTTTGTTTCTGACAGGTTTAACATTCATCATTGGCATCAGGAGGACAGTGCTGTTCTTCTTCCAAAAACATAAGTTCCGAGGTTCATTCTTCTTCTTGGGAGGTGTGTCACTGGTGCTCTGCCGTTGGCCAATTATTGGGATGATGGTGGAGGTTTACGGCTTTGTCCTTTTATTCAG gtctttttttccaatggcACTGGGATTTGTTTTGTCAGTGGTGAACATCCCATTCCTCCAAAAT TTTTTCCAAAGTGGCTCCAGTCTGGTCTGA
- the csf1a gene encoding macrophage colony-stimulating factor 1a translates to MNTYALDFITKAWHLSLLLILCFHLALGGVPGPCRHSITRKHLRNLNRLIDNQLDNGCFIIYQFTEHLNLSKVCYVKAALPQVLELLRTQFHYGSKSDNRRYINTLETAIYYLYSQGCISQINEEIEDSPTKLIKLVKSSPKEALKKVQHVIQMYMRLMRLSTRAVDWNCQAEYTARDCLNTTQVTVTSTTDGGHT, encoded by the exons ATGAACACATACGCTCTAGACTTTATAACTAAG GCTTGGCATTTGAGCTTGTTACTCATCCTATGCTTTCACCTGGCATTGGGTGGTGTTCCTGGTCCATGCCGACATTCTATAACACGAAAGCATCTTCGGAACCTGAATCGTCTG ATTGACAATCAATTGGACAATGGGTGTTTTATAATTTATCAGTTCACAGAACATTTGAATTTG AGCAAAGTCTGTTACGTCAAAGCAGCACTTCCACAAGTACTAGAGCTTTTGAGAACACAATTCCATTACGGTAGCAAATCAGACAACAGAAGATATATCAACACTCTTGAAACGGCTATCTACTATCTTTACTCCCAAGGATGCATATCTCAAATAAATGAAGAGATTGAG GACAGTCCAACAAAATTGATAAAGTTGGTAAAATCCTCACCAAAGGaggctttaaaaaaagtccAACATGTGATCCAGATGTATATGAGACTGATGAGATTAAGCACTCGTGCCGTGGACTGGAACTGTCAAGCAGAATATACTGCTAGAGATTGTTTAAATACTACACAAGTTACTGTTACCAGCACTAcag ATGGAGGCCACACATAA